One window of Pocillopora verrucosa isolate sample1 chromosome 9, ASM3666991v2, whole genome shotgun sequence genomic DNA carries:
- the LOC131773962 gene encoding oxysterol-binding protein 1: MIHTRVPGMERTEKEPMEDDLTEFNLLQKSSVFTKKRSRRQRLPAARERSSLRSLINFMKSVVGKDLTKVTMPVHFNEPLSFLQRLAEDLEYADVLNRASFCKNSLVQLAHVAAFASSTYSTVLGRFWKPFNPLLGETFEFVNPTAGYALIAEQVSHHPPISALHAESDHWIFWQEYKLDTKFRGQFLKVIPTGLCHVKFKTDGHHFTWQKPITTIHNILVGSIYVDQEGDVVVTNHSTQEQCRLHFQPVREVQESFKQLSGEVLNSKGHVKYNIVGAWDRSLELHSVDDTDMDPIDLWTANTKPEDSWRYYGFTQFSIQLNDPEYDVSCHTDCRVRTDIRLLECGKIDASASEKHRLEEKQRGARKQRDLAGQAWIPRWFVSLEDADSGTFCYVYKGGYWKARLKGQFVDSPYIY; the protein is encoded by the exons ATGATACACACACGAGTACCCGGCATGGAACGTACAGAAAAG GAACCTATGGAAGATGATCTCACGGAATTCAATCTTTTACAGAAAAGCAGTG tttttacaaagaaaagatCTAGGAGGCAGAGGCTGCCAGCTGCAAGGGAAAGGAGTTCATTAAGAAGTCTTATTAA tttcatgaAGTCAGTTGTTGGAAAGGATTTGACAAAAGTTACAATGCCAGTTCATTTCAATGAGCCACTATCATTTCTACAG AGACTGGCAGAAGATTTAGAGTATGCTGATGTTCTAAACAGAGCCTCAT TTTGCAAAAATTCGTTGGTACAACTGGCTCATGTGGCAGCCTTTGCCAGTTCAACATATTCTACAGTATTGGGAAG GTTCTGGAAACCTTTCAACCCACTTCTAGGAGAAACATTTGAATTTGTTAACCCCACTGCTGGATATGCCCTAATTGCAGAGCAG GTATCACATCATCCTCCTATCTCAGCCCTTCATGCAGAATCTGATCACTGGATTTTCTGGCAGGAATATAAACTTGATACTAAATTTAGGGGACAG TTTTTGAAGGTTATTCCAACTGGATTGTGTCACGTGAAGTTTAAAACAGATGGTCATCATTTTACATGGCAGAAGCCAATCACAACAATTCACAACATCCTTGTTGGCAGTATTTATGTAGATCAG GAAGGAGATGTTGTGGTGACAAATCACTCAACGCAAGAGCAGTGTAGACTACATTTTCAACCTGTAAGGGAAGTCCAAGAGAGCTTCAAACAGCTTTCAG GGGAGGTGCTAAATTCGAAGGGTCATGTCAAATATAACATTGTGGGAGCATGGGACCGTAGCCTTGAATTGCATTCTGTAGATG aCACAGACATGGATCCCATTGACCTATGGACAGCAAATACCAAACCTGAAGATTCCTGGAG ATATTATGGCTTCACACAGTTTTCAATTCAATTAAACGATCCAGAATATG ACGTTTCATGCCACACCGACTGTCGAGTCAGAACAGATATTCGGCTCCTGGAATGTGGAAAG ATTGATGCTTCCGCCAGCGAAAAGCATCGCCTAGAGGAAAAGCAGAGAGGGGCTAGAAAGCAAAGGGACCTTGCTGGTCAGGCCTGGATACCAAG ATGGTTTGTGTCTCTGGAAGATGCGGATTCTGGAACATTCTGTTATGTGTACAAAGGAGGTTACTGGAAAGCAAGGTTAAAGGGCCAATTTGTGGACTCACCCTATATATATTGA